The following proteins are encoded in a genomic region of Streptomyces sp. NBC_01723:
- a CDS encoding Asp23/Gls24 family envelope stress response protein, with amino-acid sequence MTDMESHRTGQETIDSPSTGKGQIRRGGGAPGSRGRTTIADGVVEKITGMAARDVAGVHAMGSGMSRTFGAVRDRVPGGTKSGVTRGVKAEVGEKQTALDLEIVVEYGVSISDVARDVRENVVAAVERMTGLEVVEVNIAVSDVKLPDEEDEEPEPRIK; translated from the coding sequence ATGACCGACATGGAGAGCCACCGGACCGGGCAGGAAACGATCGACAGTCCGAGTACCGGCAAGGGCCAGATCCGACGCGGTGGTGGAGCCCCCGGGAGCCGGGGACGGACCACCATCGCCGACGGCGTCGTCGAGAAGATCACCGGAATGGCGGCACGGGACGTCGCCGGTGTGCACGCCATGGGCAGCGGCATGTCGCGCACCTTCGGCGCCGTGCGCGACCGGGTGCCCGGCGGGACCAAGTCCGGTGTGACACGGGGAGTGAAGGCCGAGGTCGGGGAGAAGCAGACCGCCCTCGACCTGGAGATCGTCGTCGAGTACGGCGTGTCGATCTCGGACGTGGCCCGGGACGTGCGGGAGAACGTGGTGGCCGCGGTGGAGCGGATGACCGGTCTCGAGGTCGTCGAGGTCAACATCGCCGTCAGCGATGTGAAGCTGCCCGACGAGGAGGACGAGGAGCCGGAGCCCCGGATCAAGTGA
- a CDS encoding CopD family protein: MTPIRPKSRTTGTGRHATPSGTGRTAAVLALVALAALIPVLGPSPALRGTGEAEAPGTGGIALLRAVLFAALSVPLGELFVDRLARSLPGAPPERPRSWSPYAAGVGFVAALGLASVVATGNLVPDGAADIDVGGLYASRDGKLALLEVNGFLAAGLCAASRRPGSQVWPLAAVIVAEALRAHPTTEYSPLIGSGLTLVHLTCASVWAGGLLYALRSLRRWRGAEAGPALLGLYARVAAVLLAALTATGVGSSLRRMPPGTIVDQLTDTAYGRVLLAKVLLVAAVAALALWARIRLSRAADPLTACSPARAEVVALGAVVAVSGLLTALPVPIRW, translated from the coding sequence GTGACCCCGATACGACCCAAGTCCCGGACCACCGGTACCGGACGGCACGCGACGCCCTCCGGTACCGGCCGGACCGCGGCCGTACTCGCGCTGGTGGCGCTGGCCGCGCTGATACCGGTGCTCGGCCCCTCCCCCGCCCTGCGCGGCACGGGAGAGGCCGAGGCACCAGGCACCGGCGGCATCGCGCTGCTGCGCGCGGTGCTCTTCGCCGCGCTGAGCGTGCCGCTGGGCGAACTGTTCGTGGACCGGCTGGCCCGGTCGCTGCCCGGCGCGCCCCCGGAGCGGCCCCGCAGTTGGTCGCCGTACGCGGCCGGGGTCGGTTTCGTCGCCGCCCTGGGGCTGGCGTCGGTCGTGGCGACGGGCAACCTGGTGCCGGACGGCGCAGCCGACATCGACGTGGGCGGTCTCTACGCCTCCCGTGACGGCAAGCTCGCGCTGCTGGAGGTCAACGGGTTCCTCGCGGCCGGTCTGTGCGCCGCCTCGCGCCGGCCCGGCAGCCAGGTGTGGCCGCTGGCCGCCGTGATCGTCGCGGAGGCGCTGCGCGCCCACCCCACGACCGAGTACAGCCCGCTGATCGGCTCCGGTCTGACCCTGGTCCATCTGACGTGCGCCTCGGTGTGGGCGGGCGGACTGCTGTACGCCCTGCGGTCGCTGCGGCGGTGGCGGGGCGCCGAGGCGGGTCCGGCGCTGCTCGGCCTCTACGCGCGCGTGGCGGCCGTTCTGCTGGCCGCCCTCACGGCGACCGGGGTGGGCAGTTCGCTGCGCCGGATGCCGCCGGGCACGATCGTGGACCAGTTGACGGACACGGCGTACGGGCGGGTGCTGCTCGCCAAGGTGCTCCTGGTGGCCGCCGTCGCCGCCCTCGCCCTGTGGGCCAGGATCCGGCTGAGCCGCGCGGCGGACCCGCTGACGGCCTGCTCCCCCGCGCGCGCGGAGGTCGTCGCGCTGGGGGCGGTGGTCGCGGTCTCGGGTCTCCTGACGGCCCTTCCGGTACCGATCCGGTGGTGA
- the amaP gene encoding alkaline shock response membrane anchor protein AmaP, which translates to MRQVLRTVDRVLTGLVGLVLLALGGAVLAVGFDLPAPSWWVHQGPHDVLLSTAERTRWRDAGWWWPVVIAALAVLLLLALWWLVAVLRRRRLSEVLVDTGDGEAASLRGRALEGVLAGEADRVDGVERAAVRLTGRRDAPRTRVRLLLAPHVDPGTALHDLTTGALTHARDSAGLSSLPAEVQLRGVKHHAERVS; encoded by the coding sequence GTGAGGCAGGTGCTCAGGACCGTCGACCGTGTGCTGACCGGCCTCGTGGGCCTGGTCCTGCTCGCCCTCGGCGGCGCCGTGCTCGCCGTCGGGTTCGACCTCCCCGCGCCCTCCTGGTGGGTCCACCAGGGGCCGCACGACGTGCTGCTCAGTACCGCCGAGCGGACCCGATGGCGGGACGCCGGCTGGTGGTGGCCGGTCGTCATCGCGGCGCTCGCCGTGCTGTTGCTGCTCGCCCTGTGGTGGCTGGTCGCGGTTCTGCGCCGCCGCCGGCTCTCCGAGGTCCTCGTCGACACCGGGGACGGCGAGGCCGCGTCGCTGCGCGGCCGGGCGCTGGAGGGCGTCCTCGCCGGGGAGGCGGACCGGGTGGACGGGGTGGAGCGGGCCGCGGTCCGGCTCACCGGACGCCGCGACGCCCCGAGGACCCGCGTCCGGCTGCTGCTGGCCCCCCACGTCGATCCCGGCACCGCCCTGCACGACCTCACCACCGGGGCCCTGACCCACGCCCGGGACTCGGCCGGCCTCTCGTCCCTCCCGGCGGAGGTCCAGCTCCGCGGCGTCAAGCACCACGCCGAACGCGTCAGCTGA
- a CDS encoding glycoside hydrolase family 15 protein — MHTDIEDYALIGDQQTAALVSTDGSVDWLCLPRFDSAACFARILGDEDNGHWRIAPKGAERCTRRAYRPDTLVLDTEWETEDGSVRVTDLMPQRDRAPDLVRVVEGLSGEVTLHSVLRLRFDYGSVVPWVRRSDGHRVAVAGPDSAWLRSEPEVRSWGEDFGTHSEFTVAAGEKVAFVLTWHPSHEPRPPLIDPFVALEHSVEDWREWAARCRYDGPHRDAVVRSLITLKALTYQPTGGIVAAPTTSLPEEPGGVRNWDYRFCWLRDSTLTLGALLSAGYLEEAEAWRDWLLRAVAGSPDDLQIMYGLAGERRLPEFELPWLPGFGGAAPVRIGNDAVNQLQLDVYGEVMDSLSLARQSGMHPRPQMWELQCALMDFLATAWREPDEGLWEVRGGRRQFVHSKVMTWVALDRAVRTLEDHPELGGGDLEGWRALREEVHREVCEKGYDPERNTFTQSYGSRELDASLLLMPRVGFLPADDPRVVGTVDAIGAELTRDGLVRRYSTEGEPVDGLPGSEGTFLVCSFWYADALHAIGRTKEARKLFERLVALTNDVGLLAEEYDPAAGRQLGNFPQAFSHVGLVNTALALFGEEGAG; from the coding sequence GTGCACACCGACATCGAGGACTACGCGCTCATCGGCGACCAGCAGACCGCCGCCCTGGTCTCCACGGACGGCTCCGTGGACTGGCTCTGCCTCCCCCGCTTCGACTCCGCGGCCTGCTTCGCCAGGATCCTGGGCGACGAGGACAACGGCCACTGGCGCATCGCCCCCAAGGGCGCCGAGCGCTGCACCCGGCGGGCCTACCGGCCGGACACCCTCGTCCTCGACACCGAGTGGGAGACCGAGGACGGTTCGGTCCGGGTCACCGACCTGATGCCCCAGCGGGACCGCGCCCCGGACCTGGTCCGTGTCGTGGAGGGCCTGAGCGGCGAGGTCACGCTGCACAGCGTGCTCCGGCTGCGCTTCGACTACGGCTCGGTCGTCCCGTGGGTGCGCAGGTCCGACGGGCACCGGGTGGCCGTCGCCGGGCCGGACTCGGCGTGGCTGCGCAGCGAACCCGAGGTGCGCAGCTGGGGCGAGGACTTCGGAACGCACTCGGAGTTCACGGTCGCCGCGGGCGAGAAGGTCGCGTTCGTGCTGACCTGGCACCCCTCGCACGAACCGCGTCCGCCGCTGATCGACCCGTTCGTCGCGCTGGAGCACAGTGTCGAGGACTGGCGGGAGTGGGCCGCGCGATGCCGCTACGACGGTCCGCACCGGGACGCCGTGGTCCGCTCCCTGATCACGCTGAAAGCACTCACCTACCAGCCCACCGGCGGCATCGTGGCCGCCCCCACCACCTCGCTGCCCGAGGAACCGGGCGGCGTGCGCAACTGGGACTACCGCTTCTGCTGGCTGCGCGACTCCACGCTCACCCTGGGCGCCCTGCTGTCGGCCGGGTACCTGGAGGAGGCCGAGGCATGGCGCGACTGGCTGCTGCGCGCGGTCGCGGGCAGCCCGGACGACCTCCAGATCATGTACGGCCTCGCGGGCGAGCGGCGGCTGCCGGAGTTCGAGCTGCCGTGGCTGCCCGGCTTCGGCGGGGCCGCCCCCGTACGGATCGGCAACGACGCGGTGAACCAGCTCCAGTTGGACGTGTACGGCGAGGTCATGGACTCCCTGTCGCTGGCCCGGCAATCGGGCATGCACCCGCGGCCGCAGATGTGGGAGCTGCAGTGCGCCCTGATGGACTTCCTGGCCACCGCGTGGCGGGAGCCCGACGAGGGGCTCTGGGAGGTGCGCGGCGGACGTCGGCAGTTCGTGCACTCGAAGGTGATGACGTGGGTGGCCCTGGACCGGGCGGTGCGCACGCTGGAGGACCATCCCGAGCTGGGCGGCGGTGACCTGGAGGGCTGGCGCGCGCTGCGCGAGGAGGTGCACCGCGAGGTGTGCGAGAAGGGGTACGACCCGGAGCGGAACACCTTCACCCAGTCCTACGGCTCGCGGGAGCTGGACGCCTCGCTGCTGCTGATGCCGCGCGTGGGCTTCCTGCCCGCGGACGACCCGCGGGTGGTCGGTACGGTCGACGCGATCGGCGCGGAGCTGACCCGGGACGGCCTGGTGCGCCGCTACAGCACCGAGGGGGAGCCCGTCGACGGGCTGCCGGGCAGCGAGGGGACGTTCCTCGTGTGCTCCTTCTGGTACGCGGACGCGCTGCACGCGATCGGCCGGACGAAGGAGGCACGGAAACTGTTCGAGCGGCTGGTGGCGCTCACCAACGACGTGGGGCTGCTGGCCGAGGAGTACGACCCTGCGGCCGGACGTCAGCTCGGCAACTTCCCGCAGGCGTTCAGTCACGTCGGTCTGGTGAACACCGCCCTCGCCCTGTTCGGGGAGGAAGGGGCAGGATAG
- a CDS encoding SDR family oxidoreductase, which yields MDLGLKDRVYVVTGATRGLGNAAARELVADGAKVVVTGRDEQSVAQAAAALGPDVVGVAVDNADPQAPERLIATARERFGRFDGVLISVGGPPPGFVADNTDDQWQAAFEAVFLGAVRLARGAAAELEEDGVVGFVLSGSVYEPIPGLTISNGLRPGLAGFAKSLADELGPRGIRVVGLLPGRVDTDRVRELDGLSADPEATRAAAESRIPLRRYGTPEEFGRTAAFLLSPAASYLTGVMLPVDGGVRHGF from the coding sequence ATGGATCTTGGACTGAAGGACCGGGTGTACGTCGTCACGGGAGCCACCCGGGGCCTGGGCAACGCCGCCGCGCGCGAACTGGTCGCCGACGGGGCGAAGGTGGTCGTCACCGGGCGGGACGAGCAGAGCGTCGCCCAGGCCGCGGCCGCGCTGGGCCCGGACGTGGTGGGCGTGGCCGTGGACAACGCGGACCCGCAGGCACCCGAGCGGCTGATCGCGACCGCGCGTGAGCGCTTCGGCCGCTTCGACGGCGTACTGATCAGCGTGGGCGGGCCGCCGCCCGGCTTCGTCGCCGACAACACGGACGACCAGTGGCAGGCGGCCTTCGAGGCGGTGTTCCTCGGCGCGGTGCGGCTGGCCCGGGGTGCGGCGGCCGAATTGGAGGAGGACGGGGTGGTCGGGTTCGTGCTGTCGGGCTCGGTGTACGAGCCGATCCCGGGCCTGACCATCTCCAACGGCCTGCGGCCGGGGCTGGCCGGCTTCGCCAAGTCCCTCGCCGACGAGCTGGGCCCGCGCGGCATCCGCGTCGTCGGCCTGCTGCCGGGCCGCGTCGACACCGACCGCGTACGCGAGCTGGACGGGCTGTCCGCCGACCCGGAGGCGACCAGGGCGGCCGCCGAGTCCCGCATCCCCCTGCGCCGCTACGGCACCCCGGAGGAGTTCGGCCGCACGGCGGCGTTCCTGCTGTCCCCGGCGGCGTCGTACCTCACCGGCGTGATGCTGCCGGTGGACGGCGGGGTGCGGCACGGGTTCTGA
- a CDS encoding nucleopolyhedrovirus P10 family protein: MTTADRWTRTMRERLGLGRLLPLGEPRDGAWIAERAAREVLLTAAGCVAGVRPGGLRIGLASPEDTREPAVPPPPGALPPGPLRVTADFTATMDGAPAAAEPLPARAARLRAALTEAAADGLGLAVTDVDLKATGLWDAATDTAPEREPPGSRPDGGTEPGTAGADDEGPGDEGRVARAALGVPGVVRLTGVLGRPVHVTEPPAGEGALPRRHVRLELAVAADHRAVEVARRVRAAVSEALPDRPSVAVVVTAVG; encoded by the coding sequence ATGACGACGGCGGACCGGTGGACGCGCACGATGCGGGAGCGGTTGGGGCTCGGCAGGCTGCTGCCGCTGGGTGAGCCCCGGGACGGGGCGTGGATCGCTGAGCGCGCGGCACGGGAGGTGCTGCTGACGGCGGCCGGCTGCGTCGCCGGGGTACGGCCCGGCGGTCTGCGCATCGGGCTCGCCAGCCCGGAGGACACCCGGGAGCCCGCCGTACCGCCGCCGCCGGGCGCCCTGCCGCCTGGACCGCTGCGGGTGACGGCCGACTTCACGGCGACCATGGACGGCGCGCCGGCCGCCGCGGAGCCGCTGCCGGCGAGGGCCGCGCGGCTGCGGGCGGCGCTGACGGAGGCGGCGGCCGACGGGCTCGGCCTCGCGGTGACGGACGTGGACCTGAAGGCGACGGGCCTGTGGGACGCGGCCACGGACACGGCCCCCGAGCGGGAGCCTCCCGGGTCTCGGCCGGACGGGGGAACGGAGCCGGGAACCGCCGGCGCCGACGACGAGGGGCCCGGGGACGAAGGCCGCGTCGCCCGGGCCGCGCTGGGGGTGCCGGGTGTGGTCCGGCTGACCGGCGTACTGGGCCGTCCGGTCCACGTGACGGAGCCGCCGGCGGGCGAGGGTGCGCTGCCGCGCCGCCATGTCCGGCTGGAGCTGGCGGTGGCGGCGGACCACCGGGCCGTGGAGGTGGCCCGGCGGGTCCGTGCGGCGGTGTCCGAGGCGCTGCCCGACCGTCCGTCGGTGGCGGTGGTGGTGACGGCGGTCGGCTGA
- a CDS encoding S8 family peptidase, translated as MTAPLARHRRALAIPAGLAVAASLAFLPGNPAVAAEAAPSSATDATSLSYVVNVSPGHGPSASVRKAIAKAGGTIVTSYDRIGVVVVHSANPDFAKSVRKVRGVQSAGATRTAPLPSAATTDTGAPKVLSGKEIAAAEAAEGQDPLQGLQWDLPAIKADKAHEKTLGSKKVTVAVIDTGVDDTHPDIAPNFDRDASVNCVSGKPDTTDGAWRPGAAESPHGTHVAGEIAAAKNGVGMTGVAPGVKVSGIKVSNPDGFFYTEAVVCGFVWAAEHGVDVTNNSYYTDPWYFNCKDDPDQKALVEAVTRASRYAEKKGAVNVAAAGNENYDLSADEITDPSSPNDTTPGDRTVDPSECLDIPTQLPGVVTVASTGAKGLKSSFSNHGLGVIDIAAPGGDSTAYQTPAPPATSGLILGTLPGGKWGYMAGTSMASPHVAGVAALIKSTHPYAPPALVKALLYAQADATPCTKPYDIDGDGKVDAVCEGSKNRNGFYGWGMADALDAVRW; from the coding sequence ATGACAGCACCTCTCGCCCGTCACCGCCGCGCCCTCGCGATCCCGGCCGGCCTGGCCGTGGCCGCCTCGCTGGCGTTCCTGCCGGGCAACCCGGCCGTCGCGGCGGAGGCCGCCCCCTCCTCCGCGACGGACGCGACCTCGCTCAGCTACGTCGTCAACGTCTCCCCCGGGCACGGGCCTTCGGCGTCCGTGCGCAAGGCGATAGCCAAGGCCGGCGGCACGATCGTGACGTCGTACGACCGGATCGGCGTGGTCGTCGTCCACTCCGCGAACCCGGACTTCGCCAAGTCCGTCCGCAAGGTGCGGGGTGTGCAGTCGGCCGGTGCCACGCGTACCGCGCCGCTGCCCTCGGCCGCCACGACCGACACGGGCGCGCCGAAGGTGCTCAGCGGCAAGGAGATCGCCGCCGCCGAGGCCGCCGAGGGCCAGGACCCGCTGCAGGGCCTCCAGTGGGACCTGCCCGCCATCAAGGCGGACAAGGCGCACGAGAAGACGCTGGGCAGCAAGAAGGTGACCGTCGCCGTCATCGACACCGGCGTGGACGACACCCACCCGGACATCGCCCCGAACTTCGACCGGGACGCGTCCGTCAACTGCGTCTCGGGCAAGCCGGACACCACCGACGGCGCCTGGCGGCCGGGCGCGGCGGAGAGCCCGCACGGCACGCACGTGGCCGGTGAGATCGCCGCCGCCAAGAACGGCGTCGGCATGACCGGTGTGGCGCCCGGGGTGAAGGTCTCCGGCATCAAGGTGTCCAACCCCGACGGCTTCTTCTACACCGAGGCCGTGGTCTGCGGCTTCGTGTGGGCGGCCGAGCACGGGGTCGACGTGACCAACAACAGCTATTACACCGACCCCTGGTACTTCAACTGCAAGGACGACCCGGACCAGAAGGCGCTCGTCGAGGCCGTCACCCGGGCCTCGCGGTACGCGGAGAAGAAGGGCGCGGTCAACGTCGCCGCGGCGGGCAACGAGAACTACGACCTCTCCGCCGACGAGATCACCGACCCGTCCTCCCCGAACGACACGACGCCCGGCGACCGGACCGTCGACCCGTCCGAGTGCCTGGACATCCCGACCCAGCTGCCGGGTGTCGTGACGGTCGCGTCGACCGGCGCGAAGGGCCTCAAGTCGTCGTTCTCCAACCACGGTCTGGGCGTCATCGACATCGCCGCGCCCGGCGGTGACTCCACGGCGTACCAGACGCCGGCGCCGCCCGCCACCAGCGGCCTGATCCTCGGCACGCTGCCCGGCGGCAAGTGGGGCTACATGGCCGGTACGTCGATGGCCTCGCCGCACGTCGCGGGCGTCGCCGCGCTCATCAAGTCGACGCACCCGTACGCCCCGCCGGCCCTGGTCAAGGCGCTGCTGTACGCGCAGGCCGACGCCACGCCGTGCACCAAGCCGTACGACATCGACGGCGACGGCAAGGTCGACGCGGTGTGCGAGGGCTCGAAGAACCGCAACGGTTTCTACGGGTGGGGCATGGCCGACGCGCTGGACGCGGTGCGCTGGTAG
- a CDS encoding DUF6286 domain-containing protein, with product MSESQGPEAAEGSTRRLPVVEPGPERPGPPAMEKHVPDVPESGTAHRFWSARRVPAGIVALLVLLVAGAFLYDVVAVRTGRDALGWRRDLARQLAERPLDDTWVLVGAGVAAALGLWLLLLALTPGLRRVLPMRRTHPDVRAGLHRDAAATVLRDRAMEVAGVQSARVRMRRRKARVRALSHFRELDDVRADLDGVLEDAVRGLGLARPPAVSLRVARPGRKG from the coding sequence ATGAGCGAGTCCCAGGGCCCCGAGGCGGCCGAGGGCAGCACCCGGCGTCTGCCGGTTGTGGAACCCGGCCCCGAGCGGCCCGGTCCGCCCGCCATGGAGAAGCACGTCCCCGACGTGCCGGAGAGCGGAACGGCCCACCGCTTCTGGTCCGCGCGCCGCGTCCCCGCCGGCATCGTCGCCCTCCTGGTCCTGCTCGTCGCGGGGGCCTTCCTCTACGACGTCGTCGCCGTCCGTACCGGCCGCGACGCCCTCGGCTGGCGCCGCGACCTGGCCCGGCAGCTCGCGGAGCGCCCCCTGGACGACACGTGGGTGCTGGTCGGCGCGGGAGTCGCCGCGGCCCTCGGGCTCTGGCTCCTGCTGCTGGCGCTCACCCCCGGCCTGCGCAGGGTGCTGCCGATGCGGCGCACCCACCCGGACGTACGCGCCGGGCTGCACCGGGACGCGGCCGCCACCGTGCTGCGCGACCGGGCCATGGAGGTCGCCGGGGTGCAGTCGGCCCGGGTGCGGATGCGCCGCCGCAAGGCACGTGTGCGCGCGCTGTCGCACTTCCGTGAACTGGACGACGTACGGGCCGATCTGGACGGCGTGCTCGAGGACGCGGTGCGCGGTCTCGGCCTGGCCCGGCCGCCTGCCGTGTCCCTGCGGGTGGCGCGTCCCGGCCGGAAGGGGTGA
- a CDS encoding DEDDh family exonuclease, whose product MLEDRTIAAPSATAWPAAYPRGYAVVDVETTGLARDDRIISAAVYRLDARGEVEDHWYTLVNPQRDPGPVWIHGLTSDVLRDAPLFPDVAGEFAARLDGRVLVAHNAVFDWQMIAREYARARREAPVRQRLCTIALSKELRLPLPNHKLESLAAHYGVVQQRAHHALDDARVLAEAFRPILAAAAAGGVRLPLHECRPLTEWSDRPAPRIGQQAGHSSYRPNSWRPARKRPACPYPNPGRYEADKRLKQGMRVAFSGDTSVERDLLEDRATEAGLHVATSLSRLTSLLVTNDPDSGTSKVVKARQYGTPVVDEAAFGQLLADVEAADAAP is encoded by the coding sequence ATGCTCGAAGACCGTACGATCGCGGCGCCGTCCGCGACTGCCTGGCCGGCCGCGTATCCGCGGGGATACGCGGTCGTCGACGTGGAGACCACCGGCCTGGCCCGCGACGACCGCATCATCTCCGCCGCCGTGTACCGGCTGGACGCGCGCGGCGAGGTCGAGGACCACTGGTACACGCTGGTCAATCCGCAGCGGGACCCGGGTCCGGTGTGGATACACGGTCTGACGAGCGACGTACTGCGGGACGCGCCGCTCTTCCCCGACGTCGCCGGGGAGTTCGCGGCCCGGCTCGACGGGAGGGTCCTCGTCGCGCACAACGCGGTCTTCGACTGGCAGATGATCGCCCGCGAGTACGCCCGCGCGCGGCGTGAGGCGCCGGTGCGTCAACGGCTGTGCACCATCGCGCTCTCCAAGGAGCTGCGCCTGCCCCTGCCCAACCACAAGCTGGAGTCGCTGGCCGCCCACTACGGCGTCGTCCAGCAGCGGGCGCACCACGCGCTGGACGACGCGCGGGTGCTGGCGGAGGCGTTCCGGCCGATCCTTGCCGCGGCGGCGGCCGGGGGCGTGCGGCTGCCGCTGCACGAGTGCCGGCCGCTGACCGAGTGGTCGGACCGGCCCGCACCCCGCATCGGGCAGCAGGCGGGCCACAGCTCCTACCGGCCGAACAGCTGGCGCCCCGCCCGCAAGAGGCCCGCCTGCCCGTATCCCAACCCGGGCCGGTACGAAGCGGACAAAAGGCTCAAGCAGGGCATGCGGGTCGCCTTCTCGGGTGACACCTCCGTGGAGCGCGACCTGCTGGAGGACCGGGCGACCGAGGCCGGGCTGCACGTCGCCACCAGCCTGTCCCGGCTGACCAGCCTGCTGGTCACCAACGACCCGGACTCGGGCACCTCCAAGGTGGTCAAGGCCCGGCAGTACGGCACGCCGGTGGTGGACGAGGCGGCGTTCGGACAACTGCTCGCGGACGTCGAGGCGGCCGACGCGGCTCCGTGA
- a CDS encoding helix-turn-helix domain-containing protein, translated as MAETLKKGSRVTGAARDKLAADLKKKYDAGASIRALAEETGRSYGFVHRMLSESGVTLRGRGGATRGKKATTA; from the coding sequence GTGGCCGAGACTCTGAAGAAGGGCAGCCGGGTTACCGGCGCCGCGCGCGACAAGCTCGCGGCAGACCTGAAGAAGAAGTACGACGCCGGTGCGAGCATCCGGGCGTTGGCCGAGGAAACCGGCCGCTCGTATGGCTTTGTGCACCGCATGCTCAGCGAGTCGGGCGTCACGCTCCGAGGGCGTGGCGGGGCTACCCGGGGCAAAAAGGCCACAACGGCCTGA
- a CDS encoding SURF1 family cytochrome oxidase biogenesis protein: MYRFLLSRQWVILTLVALALIPTMIELGFWQLHRHEHRVALNKVIADSLAARPVPAETMTSPGARVGDDDLYRRVTAKGHFDTAEEVVVRRRTNADDRVGYHVLTPFVLDDGKVLMVNRGWIPSNGASQTAFPKIPAPPAGETTVTGRLMPDQTTEDSGIKNVAGLPDRQVMLINSEQQAERLGKQVLGGYVEMTEPKPAGDTPELIAEPDHDSIGNHMAYAVQWWLFAAGVPIGWFVLARREVRDRASQDGEGDEDETEEAAEPAAV, from the coding sequence GTGTACCGGTTCCTGTTGTCCCGCCAGTGGGTGATCCTCACCCTCGTGGCGCTCGCGCTCATCCCGACGATGATCGAGCTGGGCTTCTGGCAGCTGCACCGCCACGAGCACAGGGTCGCGCTGAACAAGGTGATCGCGGACTCCCTGGCGGCCCGGCCCGTACCGGCCGAGACCATGACCTCACCCGGGGCGAGGGTCGGCGACGACGACCTCTACCGCCGGGTGACGGCCAAGGGGCACTTCGACACCGCCGAGGAGGTCGTCGTGCGCCGCCGCACCAACGCGGACGACCGCGTCGGCTACCACGTCCTCACCCCGTTCGTGCTGGACGACGGCAAGGTGCTGATGGTCAACCGGGGCTGGATCCCCTCGAACGGCGCCAGCCAGACCGCCTTCCCGAAGATCCCGGCGCCCCCGGCGGGCGAGACCACCGTCACCGGCCGGCTGATGCCCGACCAGACCACCGAGGACAGCGGCATCAAGAACGTCGCGGGCCTGCCCGACCGCCAGGTCATGCTCATCAACAGCGAGCAGCAGGCGGAGCGCCTCGGCAAGCAGGTCCTGGGCGGCTACGTCGAGATGACCGAGCCGAAGCCCGCGGGCGACACCCCCGAACTGATCGCGGAGCCCGACCACGACAGCATCGGCAACCACATGGCGTACGCCGTCCAGTGGTGGCTGTTCGCCGCCGGGGTGCCGATCGGCTGGTTCGTGCTGGCCCGCCGCGAGGTCCGGGACCGGGCCTCCCAGGACGGCGAGGGCGACGAGGACGAGACCGAGGAGGCCGCGGAGCCCGCGGCGGTGTAG
- a CDS encoding enoyl-CoA hydratase/isomerase family protein, with amino-acid sequence MASPAHDTGPALDRDGVRLTVDDAIATVTLTNPAKRNAQSPALWRALAEAGRLLPGSVRAVVLRAEGKSFSAGLDRQAFTPEGFDGEPSFIDLARGGDAELDDAIAEYQEGFTWWRRGDILSVAAVQGHAIGAGFQLALACDLRVVADDVQFAMRETSLGLVPDLTGTHPLVSLVGYARALEICATGRFVMAEEAVNSGLANLAVPADQLDGAVHDLVAAVLAAPRDAVVETKVLLQGAQHRDYETQRTAERAAQARRLRDLAGLGE; translated from the coding sequence ATGGCTTCGCCCGCCCACGACACCGGTCCCGCACTCGACCGGGACGGCGTGCGGCTCACCGTCGACGACGCGATCGCCACGGTGACGCTGACCAACCCCGCCAAGCGCAACGCGCAGAGCCCCGCTCTGTGGCGGGCGCTCGCCGAGGCCGGCCGGCTGCTGCCCGGTTCCGTCCGGGCCGTGGTGCTGCGGGCCGAGGGCAAGTCCTTCTCGGCCGGGCTCGACCGGCAGGCGTTCACGCCCGAGGGCTTCGACGGCGAACCGTCGTTCATCGACCTCGCGCGGGGCGGCGACGCCGAGCTGGATGACGCCATCGCCGAGTACCAGGAGGGATTCACCTGGTGGCGGCGCGGCGACATCCTGTCCGTCGCGGCCGTGCAGGGGCACGCCATCGGGGCGGGCTTTCAGCTGGCCCTCGCCTGTGACCTGCGGGTCGTCGCCGACGACGTGCAGTTCGCCATGCGCGAGACCAGCCTGGGCCTGGTGCCGGACCTGACCGGCACGCACCCCTTGGTGTCCCTCGTCGGCTACGCCCGCGCGCTGGAGATCTGCGCGACCGGGCGCTTCGTCATGGCCGAGGAGGCCGTGAACAGCGGCCTGGCCAACCTGGCCGTACCCGCGGACCAGCTCGACGGCGCCGTGCACGACCTGGTGGCGGCGGTCCTCGCCGCGCCCCGCGACGCGGTCGTCGAGACCAAGGTCCTCCTCCAGGGCGCCCAGCACCGCGACTACGAGACCCAGCGCACCGCGGAGCGGGCCGCCCAGGCACGCCGCCTGCGCGACCTGGCGGGGCTCGGGGAGTAG